A genomic stretch from Streptomyces sp. QL37 includes:
- the purE gene encoding 5-(carboxyamino)imidazole ribonucleotide mutase: protein MTAPGSAPVVGIVMGSDSDWPVMEAAAKALGEFEIPYEVDVVSAHRMPHEMIAYGEQAAGRGLKAIIAGAGGAAHLPGMLASVTPLPVIGVPVPLKYLDGMDSLLSIVQMPAGVPVATVSVGGARNAGLLAARILAAHDSALLERMKDFQQELKEQATEKGKRLRAKTQGADSFGFGK, encoded by the coding sequence ATGACCGCACCAGGCTCCGCCCCCGTCGTCGGCATCGTCATGGGCTCGGACTCCGACTGGCCCGTGATGGAAGCGGCCGCCAAGGCCCTCGGCGAGTTCGAGATCCCCTACGAGGTCGATGTCGTCTCCGCCCACCGCATGCCGCACGAGATGATCGCGTACGGCGAGCAGGCCGCGGGCCGCGGTCTCAAGGCGATCATCGCGGGGGCGGGCGGAGCGGCCCACCTGCCCGGGATGCTCGCGTCCGTGACCCCGCTGCCGGTGATCGGCGTCCCGGTCCCGCTGAAGTACCTCGACGGCATGGACAGCCTGCTGTCCATCGTCCAGATGCCGGCCGGGGTCCCCGTCGCCACGGTCTCCGTCGGCGGCGCCCGTAACGCGGGCCTGCTCGCCGCCCGAATCCTCGCCGCCCACGACAGTGCCCTGCTGGAGCGGATGAAGGACTTCCAGCAGGAGCTCAAGGAGCAGGCGACGGAGAAGGGCAAGCGGCTGCGCGCCAAGACCCAGGGCGCGGACTCCTTCGGCTTCGGGAAGTAG
- a CDS encoding UDP-glucose/GDP-mannose dehydrogenase family protein: MALRITVIGTGYLGATHAAAMAELGFEVLGLDVVPEKIEMLSAGKVPMYEPGLEEILQKHVAGIAGSTGRLRFTTSWEEIGAFGDVHFVCVNTPQKHGEYACDMSYVDSAFESLAPQLTRPALVVGKSTVPVGSAARLSARLAELAPVGNDAELAWNPEFLREGFAVEDTLHPDRVVIGVESERAEKLLREVYAGPIAEGSPFVVTDFPTAELVKTSANSFLATKISFINAMAEVCEAADGDVVKLAEAIGHDERIGKKFLRAGIGFGGGCLPKDIRAFMARAGELGADQALTFLREVDSINMRRRGHMVELAREAVGGGSFLGTRVAVLGATFKPDSDDVRDSPALNVAGQIHLQGGQVTVFDPKGMENARRLFPTLGYADTALDAVRGADVVLHLTEWREFRELDAVALGEAAGRRIILDGRNALDPAVWREAGWTYRAMGRPKA, encoded by the coding sequence ATGGCCCTCAGGATCACCGTGATCGGCACCGGCTACCTCGGCGCCACCCATGCCGCGGCCATGGCGGAGCTGGGCTTCGAAGTCCTCGGGCTCGACGTCGTGCCCGAGAAGATCGAGATGCTCTCGGCCGGCAAGGTGCCCATGTACGAGCCGGGGCTCGAGGAGATCCTGCAGAAGCACGTGGCCGGCATCGCGGGGTCCACGGGGAGGCTGCGGTTCACCACCTCCTGGGAGGAGATCGGCGCGTTCGGCGATGTGCACTTCGTCTGCGTGAACACTCCCCAGAAGCACGGCGAGTACGCCTGCGACATGAGCTACGTGGACAGCGCCTTCGAGTCGCTGGCCCCGCAGCTGACCCGCCCCGCGCTGGTCGTGGGCAAGTCCACCGTCCCCGTGGGTTCGGCCGCCCGGCTGTCGGCGCGGCTGGCCGAGCTGGCGCCGGTGGGTAACGACGCGGAGCTGGCCTGGAACCCGGAGTTCCTCCGGGAGGGCTTCGCGGTCGAGGACACCCTGCACCCGGACCGGGTCGTCATCGGCGTGGAGAGCGAGCGGGCCGAGAAGCTGCTGCGCGAGGTGTACGCGGGGCCGATCGCCGAGGGCTCCCCCTTCGTGGTGACGGACTTCCCGACCGCCGAGCTGGTGAAGACCTCCGCCAACTCCTTCCTCGCGACCAAGATCTCCTTCATCAACGCGATGGCCGAGGTCTGCGAGGCCGCCGACGGCGACGTGGTGAAGCTCGCCGAGGCGATCGGCCACGACGAGCGCATCGGGAAGAAGTTCCTGCGGGCCGGGATCGGCTTCGGCGGGGGCTGTCTCCCCAAGGACATCCGGGCCTTCATGGCGCGCGCCGGTGAGCTGGGCGCGGACCAGGCGCTCACCTTCCTGCGGGAGGTCGACTCCATCAACATGCGCCGGCGCGGTCACATGGTCGAGCTGGCCCGCGAGGCCGTGGGCGGGGGGTCGTTCCTGGGCACGCGCGTCGCGGTGCTGGGCGCCACCTTCAAGCCGGACTCCGACGACGTACGCGACTCACCGGCCCTGAACGTCGCCGGGCAGATCCATCTGCAGGGCGGCCAGGTGACGGTCTTCGACCCGAAGGGCATGGAGAACGCCCGGCGGCTCTTCCCGACGCTCGGCTACGCGGACACGGCGCTGGACGCCGTGCGCGGTGCGGACGTGGTGCTGCACCTGACGGAGTGGCGCGAATTCCGGGAGCTGGACGCGGTGGCGCTGGGCGAGGCCGCGGGGCGCCGGATCATCCTGGACGGCCGCAACGCGCTGGACCCCGCGGTGTGGCGCGAGGCCGGCTGGACGTACCGGGCGATGGGCCGTCCGAAGGCCTGA
- a CDS encoding dipeptidase: MDNLDRARLLLSDHPVVDGHNDLPWALREQVGYDLDARDISRDQTGTLHTDIPRLRAGGVGAQFWSVYVAPSLAGDDAVSATLEQIDVVGEMLARYPDDLRRALTADDMEKARAEGRIASLMGAEGGHSINNSLATLRALHTLGVRYMTLTHNDNTDWADSATDSPRVGGLSEFGREVVREMNRVGMLVDLSHVAATTMRDALATSVAPVIFSHSSARAVCDHPRNIPDDVLRMLAANGGVAMATFVPKFVLPAAVEWTLAADRNMREHGLHHLDTTPAAMRIHADFEALNPRPMATVATIADHLDHMREIAGIDHIGVGGDYDGTAFLPLGLEDVSGYPYLIAELLTRGWSDTDVAKLTWQNAVRVLRDAEAVSRDLITRVGPSHATIDELDGPTG, encoded by the coding sequence ATGGACAACCTGGACCGCGCCCGGCTGCTCCTCTCCGACCACCCCGTCGTCGACGGCCACAACGACCTCCCCTGGGCGCTGCGCGAGCAGGTGGGCTACGACCTCGACGCCCGCGACATCTCCAGGGACCAGACCGGCACCCTGCACACCGACATCCCGAGGCTGCGGGCCGGCGGCGTCGGCGCGCAGTTCTGGTCCGTCTACGTCGCGCCCAGCCTGGCGGGCGACGACGCGGTCAGCGCCACGCTGGAGCAGATCGACGTGGTCGGCGAGATGCTGGCCCGGTACCCGGACGACCTGCGGCGCGCCCTGACCGCGGACGACATGGAGAAGGCCCGCGCCGAGGGCCGTATCGCCTCCCTGATGGGTGCCGAGGGCGGCCACTCCATCAACAACTCCCTGGCCACTCTGCGCGCGCTGCACACCCTCGGCGTCCGCTACATGACGCTCACGCACAACGACAACACCGACTGGGCGGACTCGGCGACCGACTCCCCGCGCGTCGGCGGCCTGTCGGAGTTCGGCCGTGAGGTCGTACGGGAGATGAACCGCGTCGGGATGCTGGTCGACCTCTCCCATGTGGCGGCCACCACGATGCGCGACGCGCTCGCCACCTCCGTCGCGCCGGTGATCTTCTCGCACTCCTCCGCCCGGGCGGTCTGCGACCACCCGCGCAACATTCCCGACGACGTGCTGCGGATGCTCGCGGCCAACGGCGGCGTGGCCATGGCGACCTTCGTGCCGAAGTTCGTCCTGCCGGCGGCCGTCGAGTGGACGCTCGCCGCCGACCGCAACATGCGGGAGCACGGCCTGCACCACCTGGACACCACGCCGGCCGCCATGCGGATCCACGCGGACTTCGAAGCGCTCAACCCGCGCCCGATGGCCACCGTGGCCACGATCGCCGATCACCTCGACCACATGCGCGAGATCGCCGGCATCGACCACATCGGCGTCGGCGGCGACTACGACGGCACGGCGTTCCTCCCGCTGGGGCTGGAGGACGTGTCGGGCTACCCGTACCTGATCGCCGAGCTGCTGACGCGCGGCTGGTCGGACACCGACGTGGCCAAGCTGACGTGGCAGAACGCGGTGCGCGTCCTGCGCGACGCGGAGGCGGTCTCCCGTGATCTGATCACCCGCGTCGGCCCGTCCCACGCGACGATCGACGAGCTGGACGGCCCGACCGGCTGA
- a CDS encoding acyl-CoA dehydrogenase, whose translation MAGSTDFDLYRPAEEHEMLRETIRSLAEAKIAPYAAAVDEEARFPQEALDALVASDLHAVHVPEEYGGAGADALATVIVIEEVARVCGSSSLIPAVNKLGSLPVILSGSEALKKKYLGPLAKGEAMFSYALSEPDAGSDAAGMKTKAVRDGDFWVLNGVKRWITNAGESEYYTVMAVTDPTKRSKGISAFVVEKSDPGVSFGAPEKKLGIKGSPTREVYLDNVRIPADRMIGEEGTGFATAMKTLDHTRITIAAQALGIAQGALDYAKGYVQERKQFGKPIGDFQGVQFMLADMAMKLEAARQLTYSAAAKSERLDGDLTFFGAAAKCFASDVAMEVTTDAVQLLGGYGYTRDYPVERMMRDAKITQIYEGTNQVQRIVMARNLP comes from the coding sequence TTGGCGGGTTCGACCGATTTCGACCTGTACCGTCCGGCCGAGGAGCACGAGATGCTCCGTGAGACGATCCGTTCGCTCGCCGAGGCGAAGATCGCCCCGTACGCGGCGGCGGTGGACGAGGAGGCGCGCTTCCCGCAGGAGGCGCTGGACGCTCTGGTCGCCTCGGATCTGCACGCGGTCCATGTTCCGGAGGAGTACGGCGGCGCGGGCGCGGACGCGCTGGCCACGGTGATCGTGATCGAGGAGGTGGCCCGGGTCTGCGGGTCGTCCTCGCTGATCCCGGCGGTGAACAAGCTGGGTTCGCTCCCGGTGATCCTGTCCGGTTCGGAGGCGCTGAAGAAGAAGTATCTGGGTCCGCTGGCCAAGGGTGAGGCGATGTTCTCGTACGCCCTGTCCGAGCCGGACGCCGGCTCGGACGCGGCGGGCATGAAGACCAAGGCGGTGCGTGACGGCGACTTCTGGGTCCTGAACGGCGTGAAGCGCTGGATCACCAACGCGGGTGAGTCCGAGTACTACACGGTCATGGCGGTCACCGACCCGACGAAGCGCTCGAAGGGCATCTCGGCGTTCGTCGTGGAGAAGTCCGACCCGGGTGTCTCCTTCGGCGCCCCGGAGAAGAAGCTCGGCATCAAGGGCTCCCCGACCCGCGAGGTCTACCTCGACAACGTCCGTATCCCCGCCGACCGCATGATCGGCGAGGAGGGCACCGGTTTCGCCACCGCGATGAAGACGCTGGACCACACCCGCATCACGATCGCGGCGCAGGCGCTCGGCATCGCCCAGGGTGCCCTGGACTACGCCAAGGGCTACGTCCAGGAGCGCAAGCAGTTCGGCAAGCCGATCGGTGACTTCCAGGGCGTGCAGTTCATGCTCGCCGACATGGCCATGAAGCTGGAGGCGGCCCGCCAGCTCACCTACTCGGCCGCCGCCAAGTCCGAGCGCCTCGACGGTGACCTCACCTTCTTCGGCGCCGCGGCCAAGTGCTTCGCCTCCGACGTCGCGATGGAGGTCACCACCGACGCCGTCCAGCTGCTGGGCGGCTACGGCTACACGCGTGACTACCCGGTGGAGCGCATGATGCGCGACGCGAAGATCACGCAGATCTACGAGGGCACGAACCAGGTCCAGCGCATCGTCATGGCCCGCAACCTGCCGTAA